A segment of the Necator americanus strain Aroian chromosome IV, whole genome shotgun sequence genome:
GATTGACGATCAACCATCACCACTCTGTCAATTTGTCGTTCATTAATTCGTTTAGTTTTACTGCTGTATGCATTTCTGCATGAAaacgctcaaaaaaaaaaaaaacaaagcagctGCATATTCTTTTCCTTGAGTATACTCATTGCACAGTCCATCGGTCTTCACGTTTCCTTAACTTGATTGAAGGATGAACATTACTAACAGCAActcatttgaagaaatatcaGTTATCAAGTTAAAGGAAAGTAATTCATAGTTTAGTGGGATTtacaaatatacatataaGTTTTGATGTGGAAATTTCTCCCATTCACTGTGAATTGTCAAAGGAGGGAACGACTTTGCGTTATAACTAGGAAATACAAAAGTATTGTagatatgttctttttttgttagggAAGTGAAAAAGGTTTGGGTGTTAGTGCGTGATCAGTGGTTCCAAgccgctctagtgccaaccaaaccccTCTaccctccggtgtcgataacGATACAACGATGTCAATATTGGTACCAGGTGTGTctgggagaaaagaaaaactgacttgTCACATCGGGTCGTGCCCAACCCCTCATTGtcccaaaattattctttAGGCTGCatccataaacctcaaataattttgaattgaagtcgaacgagTGGGTGCATCCCCATTGGGATTGATCATAACCGTGTACTTCATCcttccttccatttctctgCGGTTCATAACGTTTCAGTGCGTGCTACATACCCGTTCACAGAACAACGAAGAGTCGTACAATTATTTCCGAAGAAATAACAAGAGGCAAAGGAAGATTGCGTTTCCAGCTACCCAATGTCTAAGTCACCATTACGTTCATCCCGTGCAGATACTATTCATATGTGGAGAATCTTGAACTGAGATTGGTACTTACCTGTCACTTTGGTATTCAGCGCTCACGATTTACCTCACAATCTGTGTCAAATGGTTGACAATCTGTGAAGGTTCGGCAGGAAGAGAACGCTTGTGCGGATCGCACCTTCTTCTCCCTAGACATCAACGTGTTTCCGCAAACTCATAGTCGCTTCCACAAGTAGAAAGTACCACAGCAAACTTCACAGTGGAATTCCGTGCAAGTATTGTTTCTTACCTCCATTCCATCTGTGAGACAACTTCTTCAGCAGCTTGAGTTTGAAAAGAGTGAAAGACTGTTCTAGCGTACGCTCGCATACGACTAGAAAATCTAGTCCTATTCGAAGATTTCTGcaagtaaacaaaattttattttgcctCTGATACAGTTGCAAACGTTCGAGACTCACGTGCGTTTCGTATCTCTCCACCGTTATTCCTCTGCGACATACTCCTATGCTTTTTAGTGTTAATCGAATTTTTGCTCTATCATTCCTAAACCTCTTTCTAATCgcatttttcaaaacgatATTCGGGTATTCATCCACTAGTCTCGAAATAATTACCTCTGGACATACGAAGTCTGATTACTTTATTCATGGAACAGCTAGACCATTAAAATATTCCTTCCGAGAAACGACAAAGCTTTCTAAACTAGCATATATATGGACCTGAAAGCATCTTTCGGATTCAATTCCCATCACCATTTGGTAGGTCATGTTTTA
Coding sequences within it:
- a CDS encoding hypothetical protein (NECATOR_CHRIV.G14199.T1), translated to MSLVLICRFRKDENFGRHLRSFEASTDPAVVRNPLTSYVQRNDRAKIRLTLKSIGVCRRGITVERYETHKSSNRTRFSSRMRAYARTVFHSFQTQAAEEVVSQMEWREKKVRSAQAFSSCRTFTDCQPFDTDCEVNRER